In the Opitutaceae bacterium genome, one interval contains:
- a CDS encoding DsbA family protein, translating into MVNITYYLDVVSSWCFYSESTWALLKSRYGDVARFDWRIATIPESGLPRTREEEEWYYRRSGTMVGRVPMLHSGWWEPGISEYLAPNAVAEAARDHGCHDDSVRLALAAAAMEEGLQVGRWEVAASVAAPLLGMSAEELEATARSDAVVDRVRRSTRDFFDLQVTQRPAFVIRDEIDDRAVFSGLIQPQPLIAAIDQMIADCRAYRSWTAHFGQPG; encoded by the coding sequence ATGGTCAACATCACCTATTACCTCGATGTCGTATCCTCATGGTGTTTTTACAGTGAATCCACCTGGGCCCTTCTCAAGTCCCGATATGGCGATGTGGCCAGGTTCGACTGGAGGATCGCCACCATCCCGGAATCCGGCCTTCCACGCACGAGGGAAGAAGAAGAGTGGTATTACAGACGTAGCGGCACGATGGTTGGCCGTGTCCCGATGCTTCACAGTGGTTGGTGGGAACCCGGGATCAGCGAATACCTGGCGCCCAACGCGGTGGCCGAAGCCGCACGCGACCATGGGTGCCACGACGATTCCGTCCGACTCGCACTCGCTGCTGCGGCCATGGAGGAAGGTCTCCAGGTCGGACGATGGGAGGTCGCGGCCTCAGTGGCGGCCCCGCTTCTCGGAATGAGCGCAGAGGAGTTGGAAGCGACGGCCCGGTCCGATGCCGTCGTGGACCGGGTCAGGAGATCCACCCGGGACTTCTTCGACTTGCAGGTGACCCAGCGCCCCGCTTTCGTCATTCGGGACGAAATCGACGACCGCGCGGTTTTTTCCGGGCTGATCCAGCCGCAGCCCCTCATTGCCGCCATCGATCAGATGATCGCCGACTGCCGGGCCTACCGATCCTGGACGGCGCACTTCGGCCAGCCGGGATGA
- a CDS encoding deoxyribodipyrimidine photo-lyase: MNATPTILWLRKDLRLDDHPALSWALERGGPVLPVFISDPRSEGAAADGDAARAWLHRSLKSLAGRLDALGGRLILRRGPSLETLLSLVRETGADAVAWNRRYEPDVIGRDSAVKKALLAAGVEVRSFNGSLLFAPNRVENKAGLPFRVFTPFWKHCLGQAVRPAIPYSLDRWPAHTGTVDSEPLDSLGLRPDVSWDAGLFRIWEPGEPAALARLDHFAGEIVSGYATNRDRPDLDGSSRLSPHLHWGEISPVRIFHRIRAADAGRGGEVFLSEIGWREFAHHLLFHFPDTIDQPLRPEFRSFPWETDAAVLRAWQRGQTGYPIVDAGMRQLWATGWMHNRVRMVVASFLVKHLLQPWQAGAAWFRDTLVDADLASNTLGWQWTAGCGADAAPYFRVFNPMLQGDRFDPEGAYVRKWVPELARLPSVWIQRPWEAPAAVLQEAGLELGHDYPAPLVDHAAARNRALAAYERIRQKG; encoded by the coding sequence ATGAACGCCACTCCCACCATTCTCTGGTTGCGCAAGGACCTCCGGCTCGATGACCATCCGGCCCTCAGCTGGGCCCTTGAGCGGGGTGGTCCCGTCCTGCCTGTCTTCATTTCGGATCCCCGTTCGGAAGGCGCCGCCGCGGACGGAGACGCGGCCCGGGCCTGGCTTCACCGCTCCCTGAAGTCGCTCGCCGGGAGGCTGGACGCTCTCGGGGGCAGGCTGATACTGCGGCGGGGGCCGTCCCTCGAAACCCTCCTTTCCCTGGTCCGCGAGACCGGAGCGGATGCCGTGGCCTGGAACCGGCGCTATGAGCCGGATGTCATCGGCAGGGACTCCGCGGTGAAGAAAGCCCTGCTCGCGGCGGGAGTCGAGGTCCGCAGCTTCAACGGTTCTCTCCTCTTTGCGCCCAATCGGGTCGAGAACAAGGCGGGGTTGCCTTTCCGGGTTTTCACGCCTTTCTGGAAGCATTGTCTCGGACAGGCGGTGCGCCCGGCAATCCCTTACAGCCTGGATCGCTGGCCGGCCCATACCGGCACGGTCGATTCGGAACCGCTCGACTCACTCGGTTTGAGGCCCGATGTCAGTTGGGATGCCGGACTCTTCAGGATCTGGGAGCCCGGGGAACCGGCGGCACTCGCGCGCCTCGACCACTTTGCCGGGGAGATCGTCTCCGGGTATGCCACGAACCGCGATCGTCCGGATCTCGACGGCAGTTCCCGGCTCTCCCCTCATTTGCATTGGGGCGAGATCAGTCCCGTCCGGATCTTTCATCGGATCCGGGCCGCCGATGCCGGCAGGGGAGGTGAGGTTTTTCTGAGCGAGATCGGTTGGCGGGAATTCGCCCACCATCTCTTGTTCCATTTTCCGGATACGATCGATCAGCCGCTCCGGCCCGAGTTCCGGTCGTTTCCCTGGGAAACGGATGCCGCGGTGCTTCGGGCCTGGCAGCGGGGGCAGACCGGTTACCCGATCGTGGATGCAGGCATGCGTCAGCTCTGGGCGACCGGCTGGATGCACAATCGTGTCCGCATGGTGGTCGCGTCCTTCCTCGTCAAGCACCTGCTTCAGCCATGGCAGGCGGGAGCCGCCTGGTTCAGGGACACCCTGGTGGATGCGGATCTGGCCAGCAACACCCTGGGTTGGCAATGGACGGCGGGGTGCGGCGCGGATGCCGCCCCGTATTTCCGCGTCTTCAACCCGATGCTGCAGGGGGATCGTTTCGACCCGGAGGGCGCCTACGTCCGGAAGTGGGTTCCTGAGTTGGCCCGGCTGCCCTCAGTCTGGATTCAACGCCCCTGGGAGGCACCGGCTGCCGTCCTTCAGGAGGCGGGGCTTGAACTGGGTCACGATTATCCCGCTCCGCTTGTCGATCATGCCGCGGCCCGCAACCGCGCACTTGCCGCCTATGAACGGATCCGCCAGAAGGGATGA
- the glgA gene encoding glycogen synthase GlgA produces the protein MKIVHAASEMFPFVKTGGLADYTGSLTKALARFGHEVAVFIPGYRVVLDHPEMARAESRLKIRLEMGDEFVSGEVITLQLARRLTLYVIRRDEYFDRRQPYGYGGRDYDDNDRRFTYFAKAVVEVLRIIDFKADVLHCHDWQTGLLPLLLRFQEGRQRETLALKTIFTIHNIAFQGVFPNRSFGYTGLPAEVLAIDGIEFYGQMSMMKGGILFADQVTTVSPNYSREICTPEFGFGLDGVIRSRQADLTGLINGVDMEVWNPATDRHLPDQYTADDLGGKVICREHLLKAHGFDPDFKGPVIGMVCRLSEQKGIDLVLASMDFFIENDCRLIILGRGEEKYEKALGQLAEKHPDRISVSLVLDEEMSHLVEAGSDFFLMPSIFEPCGLNQMYSQIYGTIPIVTRVGGLVDTVVDLMEDSRKGTGLMCAPNAPDLRRALQDALELFADRPRFEAARERAMKVDFSWKVAARAYEELYRELI, from the coding sequence ATGAAGATTGTCCATGCAGCAAGTGAGATGTTTCCTTTCGTGAAGACGGGAGGATTGGCGGATTACACCGGTTCACTGACCAAGGCGCTCGCGCGTTTCGGACATGAAGTGGCTGTCTTTATCCCGGGCTACCGGGTGGTCCTCGACCATCCGGAGATGGCCCGGGCGGAGAGCCGGCTGAAGATTCGCCTCGAGATGGGGGACGAATTTGTCTCCGGAGAGGTCATCACCCTGCAGCTGGCCCGGAGGCTGACCCTCTACGTGATTCGTCGCGATGAGTATTTCGACCGGCGGCAACCCTACGGATACGGCGGCCGGGATTACGACGACAATGACCGTCGTTTCACCTACTTTGCCAAGGCAGTGGTCGAGGTGCTGAGAATCATCGATTTCAAGGCCGACGTTCTCCACTGCCACGATTGGCAGACCGGTCTGCTCCCGCTTTTGTTGCGGTTCCAGGAGGGCCGTCAGCGTGAGACCCTCGCGCTGAAAACGATTTTCACCATTCACAATATCGCATTCCAGGGGGTTTTCCCGAATCGTTCCTTCGGCTACACCGGGCTGCCGGCCGAGGTTCTTGCCATCGACGGAATCGAGTTCTATGGCCAGATGAGCATGATGAAGGGGGGGATCCTCTTTGCCGATCAGGTCACCACGGTCAGTCCCAACTACAGCCGGGAGATCTGCACGCCGGAATTCGGCTTCGGTCTCGATGGAGTCATCCGCAGCCGCCAGGCGGATCTGACCGGATTGATCAATGGCGTCGACATGGAGGTCTGGAATCCGGCCACGGACAGGCATCTTCCGGATCAGTACACGGCGGACGATCTTGGGGGCAAGGTCATCTGCCGCGAACACCTGCTGAAGGCGCATGGATTTGATCCTGACTTCAAGGGACCGGTCATTGGAATGGTCTGCCGTCTGTCCGAACAGAAGGGGATCGACCTGGTTCTTGCCTCGATGGACTTCTTTATCGAGAACGACTGCCGCCTGATCATCCTCGGCCGAGGCGAAGAGAAGTATGAGAAGGCTCTTGGCCAACTGGCCGAGAAGCATCCCGACCGGATCTCGGTCAGCCTTGTCCTCGATGAGGAAATGAGCCACCTGGTGGAGGCCGGTTCCGATTTCTTTCTGATGCCTTCCATCTTTGAGCCGTGCGGACTCAACCAGATGTATTCGCAGATCTATGGAACGATTCCCATCGTGACCCGGGTCGGTGGTCTGGTCGACACGGTGGTGGATCTGATGGAGGATTCCCGGAAAGGCACGGGATTGATGTGCGCGCCCAATGCGCCCGATCTGCGTCGAGCCCTGCAGGATGCTTTGGAGCTTTTCGCGGACCGACCCAGGTTTGAGGCCGCCCGTGAGCGCGCCATGAAAGTGGACTTCTCGTGGAAAGTGGCCGCCCGCGCCTACGAGGAACTCTATCGTGAGCTGATTTGA
- a CDS encoding tetratricopeptide repeat protein, producing MTTEKARAVGDREKELDAVTSLGSIYAQLGRPQDALDCYSRGAELCRELGDVHQEGSCIGNMGLAYQNLGQLDEAEACFEKVLVVMRDEGDTAREGFALASLGHIAEKRGDYTRAIELHEEHLKLNLEHGNEAGELLALAHLGEAHLASGQPAEAVPRFERQLKLSGSSGNMPSETHALGNLGRSYRALGNPDKAAEYFARQIEAAHLLKDAQSGLFAMGQLGQCHQDANRTWKAVECFDDQLKLARQIGDQLAEAQALRSAARAVKSLGRLPDAITRVSAAVAILDSIGSPEAGEARADLDQWRQLQG from the coding sequence ATGACGACGGAAAAGGCCCGGGCGGTGGGTGACCGCGAAAAGGAATTGGACGCGGTCACGAGTCTGGGTTCGATCTACGCCCAACTCGGTCGGCCGCAAGATGCCCTGGATTGCTACTCCCGCGGCGCCGAGCTCTGTCGGGAACTCGGAGACGTCCATCAGGAAGGCAGCTGCATTGGAAATATGGGGCTCGCCTACCAGAACCTCGGACAGCTGGATGAGGCGGAGGCGTGTTTTGAAAAGGTCCTCGTCGTCATGCGGGACGAGGGGGATACCGCGCGCGAGGGATTTGCCCTGGCCAGTCTGGGGCATATCGCGGAGAAGCGGGGAGATTATACCCGGGCCATCGAATTGCACGAAGAACACCTCAAGCTGAACCTCGAGCACGGTAACGAGGCCGGCGAATTGCTGGCGCTTGCCCACCTTGGTGAAGCGCACCTCGCTTCCGGTCAACCGGCCGAGGCGGTACCGAGATTCGAACGCCAACTGAAGCTTTCAGGTTCATCCGGGAATATGCCCTCGGAGACCCACGCCCTGGGCAATCTGGGCCGGTCTTATCGGGCCCTCGGCAATCCCGACAAGGCGGCGGAGTATTTCGCCCGCCAGATTGAAGCCGCCCATCTGCTCAAGGATGCCCAGTCCGGGCTCTTCGCCATGGGGCAACTGGGGCAGTGTCACCAGGACGCAAACCGGACGTGGAAAGCGGTGGAATGCTTTGACGATCAGCTGAAACTGGCCCGACAGATCGGCGACCAGCTGGCCGAGGCGCAGGCCCTGAGAAGCGCCGCGCGGGCTGTCAAGTCTCTCGGCCGTCTGCCGGACGCCATCACCCGGGTCAGTGCCGCGGTCGCGATTCTTGATTCGATCGGGTCTCCCGAAGCCGGGGAAGCTCGGGCCGATCTTGATCAGTGGCGCCAGTTGCAGGGATAA
- a CDS encoding RNB domain-containing ribonuclease, which produces MKLQDRILKLMRRADYVPLDDRSLERNLQLKKQDRRKLQLEIRSLVASGQIVRIKSNRYCLPSDADLVTGRIRFRQSGAALVIPDRAPGQPEPPAVSIKAEDTSVAMHGDHVVVRLESRRPGARDRKAFRSGGAPGPGERSGRVIRILERRQTILTGTLQRTKLFHFVAPDDPRLIHDIYVPDPKESTLSPAPQVGDKVVVQLHEWAQRHVNPEGEVIEILGRTNEPSAEFKAILRKFNLQTTFPDPVLEEAATIPAEVGPKERKNRLDLRSVPTLTIDPDDAKDFDDALSLEYLDGKAIRVGIHIADVSAYVQPDTAIDREGQRRGNSTYLVGKVIPMLPESLSNGICSLHEKVDRLVKSVLITFSRNGKVQKTEFANCIIRSNKRLTYKQAYALITENDLGKVRRLPLPPAHQTGSTGQALNTLDRKDLEHLQKWVRQLWTFASRLRRQRMDRGSLDLDMPEMKIYVDADGYADRIEKVEYDESHQLIEEYMLLANETVAATLKGVRLPALYRVHDKPDPEKLNELRDFLATFDVATGDLTNRSEIVRVLKLLKTHPQGHLLRIQILRSLKRACYRASPDGHYGLNKTDYTHFTSPIRRYSDLVVHRVFGHFLVRHRNQPRVPGISSVPLPAAKAVSLAEHLSLTEQNSTEAERESVKVKLLEFFERELKKTRRTRFAAVILETRNHGMFVELTESMAYGLVHVSTLTDDLYRLDAGGTALIGRKKRRRYETGQQIEVQVERVDRLKRQIDFRVA; this is translated from the coding sequence ATGAAATTACAGGATCGAATACTCAAACTGATGCGTCGGGCCGACTACGTGCCCCTTGACGATCGGAGCCTGGAGAGAAATCTGCAACTTAAGAAACAGGATCGGCGCAAGCTCCAACTCGAGATTCGAAGCCTGGTGGCGTCCGGCCAGATCGTCCGGATCAAGAGCAACCGCTATTGCCTGCCCTCGGATGCCGACCTGGTGACCGGACGGATCCGGTTCCGCCAAAGCGGGGCCGCCCTCGTCATTCCCGACCGGGCACCCGGACAGCCTGAGCCCCCTGCGGTGAGCATCAAGGCCGAGGACACCTCGGTCGCCATGCACGGCGACCACGTGGTGGTCCGGTTGGAATCCCGCCGCCCCGGGGCACGCGACCGGAAGGCGTTCAGGAGCGGCGGCGCCCCGGGTCCGGGGGAGCGAAGCGGGCGCGTCATCCGCATCCTCGAGCGCAGGCAGACCATTCTGACCGGAACCCTCCAGCGGACGAAGCTCTTCCATTTCGTGGCGCCCGACGATCCCCGGTTGATTCACGACATCTACGTGCCGGACCCGAAGGAATCCACCCTTTCCCCTGCTCCACAGGTGGGCGACAAGGTGGTCGTGCAACTCCACGAATGGGCGCAGCGCCACGTCAATCCCGAAGGCGAAGTCATTGAGATACTGGGCAGAACGAATGAACCGTCGGCGGAATTCAAGGCCATCCTGCGCAAATTCAACCTCCAGACGACTTTCCCGGATCCGGTGCTCGAAGAGGCCGCAACCATTCCGGCCGAGGTCGGGCCGAAAGAGCGCAAGAACCGGCTCGACCTGCGTTCGGTCCCCACCCTGACCATCGATCCCGACGACGCCAAGGACTTCGACGACGCCCTCAGCCTTGAGTATCTCGACGGCAAAGCCATCCGGGTGGGTATCCACATCGCCGATGTCAGCGCCTATGTGCAGCCCGATACCGCGATCGACCGGGAAGGCCAGAGGCGGGGCAATTCGACCTACCTGGTTGGCAAGGTCATCCCGATGCTGCCCGAGAGCCTTTCCAATGGCATCTGCAGCCTTCACGAAAAGGTGGACCGGCTGGTCAAATCGGTCCTGATCACCTTTTCCCGGAATGGAAAAGTACAGAAGACCGAGTTCGCCAACTGCATCATCCGCAGCAACAAGCGGCTGACCTACAAACAGGCCTACGCCCTGATCACGGAGAACGACCTGGGGAAGGTCCGCAGACTCCCTCTGCCCCCCGCCCACCAGACCGGTTCGACCGGACAGGCTCTCAACACGCTCGACCGCAAGGATCTTGAGCATCTCCAGAAGTGGGTCCGTCAACTTTGGACCTTCGCCTCCCGTCTGCGCCGCCAGAGAATGGACAGGGGCAGTCTCGATCTCGACATGCCCGAGATGAAGATCTACGTCGATGCCGACGGCTACGCCGACCGGATTGAGAAAGTCGAATACGACGAAAGCCATCAGTTGATCGAGGAGTACATGCTCCTGGCCAACGAGACCGTCGCGGCCACCCTTAAGGGCGTCCGCCTGCCCGCGCTTTACCGGGTTCACGACAAACCCGACCCCGAGAAGCTGAACGAGCTGCGCGACTTCCTCGCCACCTTCGACGTCGCGACCGGCGACCTGACCAACCGATCGGAGATTGTCCGCGTGCTCAAGCTGCTCAAGACGCATCCCCAGGGCCACCTCCTCCGCATCCAGATTCTCCGCAGCCTGAAACGCGCCTGCTATCGGGCGTCTCCAGATGGCCACTACGGCCTGAACAAGACTGACTACACCCACTTCACCTCCCCGATCCGCCGCTACAGCGACCTGGTCGTCCACCGGGTCTTCGGACATTTCCTGGTCAGGCACCGCAACCAGCCGCGTGTGCCCGGGATCTCCTCCGTCCCCCTGCCCGCGGCCAAGGCAGTCAGCCTGGCCGAACACCTCAGCCTGACCGAGCAGAACAGCACCGAGGCGGAGCGCGAATCGGTCAAGGTCAAGCTGCTTGAGTTCTTTGAGCGGGAATTGAAGAAGACCCGCCGGACACGCTTCGCCGCCGTCATCCTCGAGACCCGCAACCACGGCATGTTCGTCGAATTGACCGAATCGATGGCCTACGGCCTCGTCCATGTCTCCACCCTGACCGACGACCTCTATCGTCTCGATGCAGGCGGCACCGCCCTGATCGGTCGGAAGAAACGCCGGCGCTACGAAACCGGGCAACAGATCGAGGTTCAGGTGGAACGGGTCGACCGACTGAAACGCCAGATCGATTTCCGGGTGGCTTAG
- a CDS encoding DUF5069 domain-containing protein: MSHYTYTSTLKCLYDRAKQLYREGNRDPSTYFTGKEKAFLDSIGAKVQEVYDFVDDAIRYGEPDYETFILIASVRRDYFLYVQKGVPGDRVEEEAGLPEKTAEVRGIRWLPRLIPKARARLRGELPDSLMYGCGGDREFFRVHDIHPADFLRAVWAYETDDEKLVDWVQKNSKA, encoded by the coding sequence ATGAGTCACTACACCTACACCTCGACCCTGAAGTGTCTCTACGATAGGGCCAAACAGCTTTACCGGGAAGGCAACCGGGATCCCTCGACCTACTTTACCGGGAAGGAAAAGGCGTTCCTTGATTCAATTGGTGCCAAGGTCCAGGAAGTCTACGATTTTGTCGACGATGCCATCCGTTACGGCGAGCCCGACTACGAGACCTTCATCCTCATTGCGAGCGTGCGTCGGGACTATTTCCTTTACGTCCAGAAAGGCGTGCCCGGCGACCGGGTCGAAGAGGAGGCGGGTCTGCCGGAAAAGACCGCGGAGGTTCGGGGTATCCGCTGGCTGCCGCGGTTGATTCCCAAGGCCCGGGCCCGTCTGCGCGGAGAACTGCCCGACTCGCTGATGTACGGCTGCGGCGGCGACCGTGAATTCTTCCGGGTCCACGACATCCATCCCGCTGATTTCCTCCGAGCAGTCTGGGCCTACGAAACGGACGACGAAAAGCTGGTCGACTGGGTCCAGAAGAACTCAAAGGCCTGA
- a CDS encoding GGDEF domain-containing protein has protein sequence MPANTYEALKAANRLPTPPGVAIRILQLVENEDTTLDELTQVISSDPALTAKILKYINSPIMGLGFHGSSLQEAVARIGIRGTQMMALSFSLITQTHAESCPSFQFEAFWSESLARGVAARRLARDLGGWDSEEAFISGLVCRIGKLALSIGMPEAYEPILSGAVHPEIPLERRERLALEGSHVEIGIELLRDWQLPEKVWKAAEGLVRIDDQAAASRCGGILRVADAIAAFLMIEGGHNAAAMQRLSGLALTETGLEPPALRALMEAVSEDWSVYGKLFSVDTQKAPDFDAIEREAEEHRNLLRLASEMEVVSLKSENKELSELARRDRMTGMLNRAAFDESLPAAVAGARDQERSLAVLMIDVDRFKSINDTHGHPAGDSVLKHLARILDDNARRRDEVFRYGGEEFVVIAPDCSKEGAGSIAEGFRAAVEATPHVELKRTIPLTISVGVAWVDSAHLPENPTELVEFADQRLYEAKHGGRNQWRIDPQETAATMSEPAVSSGGGLFSRLLGRKG, from the coding sequence ATGCCCGCAAATACCTACGAAGCCCTGAAAGCCGCCAACCGCCTGCCGACTCCGCCGGGCGTGGCCATCCGGATACTTCAACTGGTCGAGAACGAGGACACCACCCTCGATGAATTGACCCAGGTGATCAGCAGCGACCCCGCGCTGACGGCCAAGATCCTCAAGTACATCAACTCTCCGATCATGGGTCTGGGTTTCCACGGATCCAGTCTTCAGGAAGCCGTTGCGCGGATCGGAATCCGGGGCACCCAGATGATGGCGTTGTCCTTCTCGCTCATCACCCAGACGCATGCCGAGAGCTGTCCGAGTTTTCAATTCGAGGCCTTCTGGTCGGAGTCGCTCGCTCGTGGAGTGGCTGCCCGGCGATTGGCCCGGGACTTGGGTGGATGGGATTCGGAGGAAGCCTTCATTTCGGGCCTCGTCTGCCGGATTGGCAAACTGGCCCTCTCAATCGGCATGCCGGAAGCCTATGAGCCCATTCTCAGTGGAGCCGTTCATCCGGAGATTCCGCTGGAGCGACGGGAACGTCTTGCCCTCGAGGGCAGTCACGTGGAAATCGGAATCGAATTGCTCCGTGACTGGCAGCTGCCGGAGAAAGTCTGGAAGGCGGCCGAGGGACTGGTTCGGATCGACGATCAGGCGGCGGCCAGCCGTTGCGGCGGGATTCTCCGGGTCGCCGATGCCATCGCGGCCTTTCTCATGATCGAAGGGGGGCACAACGCGGCGGCCATGCAGCGCCTGAGTGGATTGGCTCTGACCGAAACCGGCCTCGAGCCTCCTGCTCTCCGCGCGCTGATGGAAGCCGTCTCTGAAGACTGGAGCGTTTATGGAAAGCTCTTTTCTGTCGACACGCAGAAGGCCCCGGATTTCGACGCGATCGAGCGCGAAGCGGAAGAGCATCGCAACCTCCTTCGCCTCGCGTCCGAGATGGAAGTGGTCAGTCTGAAGTCCGAGAACAAGGAGTTGAGCGAACTGGCCCGCCGGGATCGGATGACCGGAATGCTCAACCGGGCGGCCTTTGATGAATCGCTTCCGGCCGCGGTGGCGGGTGCACGCGATCAGGAGCGTTCCCTTGCGGTGCTTATGATCGATGTCGATCGCTTCAAGAGCATCAATGACACTCATGGCCATCCAGCGGGTGACTCCGTGCTCAAGCATCTTGCGCGAATCCTTGACGACAACGCTCGTCGACGGGACGAAGTCTTTCGTTATGGCGGAGAGGAATTCGTGGTCATCGCCCCGGACTGCTCGAAGGAGGGCGCCGGTTCCATTGCCGAGGGCTTCCGCGCTGCGGTCGAAGCGACGCCGCACGTCGAACTCAAGCGAACGATTCCCCTGACCATCAGCGTGGGGGTCGCCTGGGTCGATTCGGCGCATCTGCCGGAGAATCCCACGGAACTGGTGGAGTTCGCAGATCAACGTCTCTATGAGGCCAAGCATGGCGGTCGCAATCAGTGGCGGATCGACCCGCAGGAGACTGCGGCAACCATGTCCGAACCGGCAGTCTCCTCGGGTGGGGGGCTCTTTTCCCGCCTTCTGGGGCGGAAAGGCTAG
- a CDS encoding methyltransferase domain-containing protein, with amino-acid sequence MKADFGRTASDYRSFRAGFPRSFFETLVGAKIITGRETVVDLGTGTGTVARGLASLGCRVIGIDSSPDMLNQAREMAGSGSPTVTWRQAAAEDTGLDGDSVDVVTAGQCWHWFDPEKAIREIRRLLRAGGRLVIAHFDWLPCSGNVVELTETLIREMNPDWTMGGGCGVYPQWFRHLMEGGFLDIRSLTYDEPIHYSHEAWRGRVRASAGVGGSMSGERVVEFDRRHARLLAEEFPVDPLLVPHRVFLVHGRRPGQESGL; translated from the coding sequence ATGAAAGCGGATTTCGGAAGAACAGCCTCGGACTACCGCAGTTTCCGCGCGGGTTTTCCCCGCTCCTTCTTCGAAACCCTGGTCGGCGCGAAGATCATCACCGGTCGTGAGACCGTCGTTGACCTTGGGACGGGGACCGGCACGGTGGCCCGCGGATTGGCTTCGTTGGGATGCCGGGTCATCGGGATCGATTCCTCACCGGACATGCTCAACCAGGCTCGGGAGATGGCGGGATCCGGAAGCCCCACAGTCACCTGGCGGCAGGCTGCAGCCGAGGATACCGGGCTCGATGGAGATTCGGTTGATGTGGTCACAGCGGGTCAGTGCTGGCACTGGTTTGACCCGGAAAAGGCAATCCGGGAGATCCGGAGACTGTTGCGTGCGGGCGGACGTCTGGTCATCGCCCATTTCGATTGGTTGCCCTGCTCAGGTAATGTCGTTGAGCTCACGGAAACTCTGATTCGGGAGATGAATCCGGATTGGACGATGGGCGGGGGTTGCGGTGTTTACCCGCAGTGGTTCCGGCACCTGATGGAAGGAGGCTTTCTGGACATCCGTAGCCTGACCTATGATGAACCTATCCACTATTCCCACGAAGCCTGGAGGGGACGGGTCCGGGCCAGCGCGGGAGTGGGCGGGAGCATGTCCGGCGAACGAGTGGTGGAATTCGATCGACGCCACGCCCGCCTGCTCGCCGAGGAATTCCCGGTTGACCCCCTGCTTGTCCCCCACCGGGTCTTTCTCGTCCATGGCCGGCGGCCCGGACAAGAGTCAGGCCTTTGA